The sequence TTCTTACAACACAATATCATACAACATCTCACACTTGCAGTGACAGTAGTTTCAATGGTCAACAACACAGAAACTTTGCTGCAACTAGAATAGTCTATGAATTATTAATTATATGACAGTAAAATGTTTAACATTAACATATATGTACTGCATATATGAATACTGTACAAATATACCTCTTTTTTGGTTCTCTGaatactgtacaaatgtatgataaaaaaatcatcacTTCTAAATTCACCACAAAagtcctatacatgtatatctcttatatcatttttttgtatttttctagcTACACGCAAAGTTATTTATGTAGAATGTGCAATGTAGCTTTAACGTTTTCTGTAGACAATTTATATTAGCTATTAAAAATATGAGATATAGCTAAAATTTCTCATCAGACTATTTCTAATCTGACATAGCATGGGAAAAAATTCACCAATTTGCACACTCAGCTAAAAGCAGGtttgaatatttctaaaagctTTATTGCAAGCATTTGTAGTAAAGGAAACATGAGCTAAATGCTCTAGATGccttcgttcagacccttgcagtgcctactggcacatttttacagggagggtgTGTTacacgtgcttgaggcacctcctcgaacacaacACCCCACATTTTCCACCCCTTCAATAAGACAGGTggagccccaaccaagatgcccttcccaggattgaaccaggatctcccagttagcaactaaatGGAACtgggagctcaactgtgaggctgctaccagttgagctacagggacagcTCCATATACCTTTATAAAGTTTAACTTAGTGATGATAAATAAGTGGTAAAAGCCGGTTGAACAATATTTACAACGTTGTAGAATCTTCTGCCTCACTCTCTATCTCTCCTCCCCCATTTCTTTCACCTGTGTCCTGCTCTTCATCCATGCCATCATCTTCAGGCGGTCCATCTCCATCTTCACCCTGCTGTCCTTCATTTCCTCCTTTCACTTCCTCCTCTACATTGCTCTTTAGAGCAGCCTTCTTGTCATTACTCTTTCTCCCTCGCTCTCTCCCTCTCCTCCTGAATGGAGGCTCCGGTGGTCTATTTCCTTCTACATCCTGTTGTACATCATCGTCTCTTCCGTTCACTTCCTCCTCCAACACAGCGGCAGTCCTTGCCTTGATCTCCGTCCACTCCCCGGTTACTCTCTGGAAGGAGGGCTGAATGCGGATGTCGTATTCCGTCTCCGGTTCCAGATTCTCCAACAGGAAGATTTTGCTCCCGTTGTTCTTGACACGGTCCACTGTTGTCCAGTGTTGTCCATCTGCAGGCTTGAGTTCGATGGTACAGTCAGTAATGTCATGGGTAGCCAGTTCCCACCTCACTCGGATGGTGTTCGCTGTTGTCTCGTCCACTCCAAATTCCTTCAGCTGTGGAACTGTGTTTGAGAGATTTAACAAATATGATTTAATAAACACTAGCAAAAATGATATGTGCGTGATTTTTTATTTATGACTTATGAACCAGTTTTTGTCTCGATGTACTTCAGAAGTGTATCAATGACATAGAACACATTGTtatttaagaattttttttcatatattcaTTTGAAAGCTGCATCAAGTCTGCTTCTGAAAAGTTTTACCTTATATAATAAAGTTCTTAAATTTATACACAACCGAGTGTTTGATCTAACTGTCCCCCCTTTGATACTCACcgtcaccaaaacattggctTATATGGGTAaaaacactttgttgtgtataaagaaataagaagggctagcaacccctccctgtaaaaataccaGGTACTGAAtcagcaaagaaacttgctgccctatgtgccactaggatCTGAACtatgttatccagtgacttctTAACCTGATGAAAGTATTCACGAAAGTCTTACCTTGTAAGCCCATGTCTTGGATGATATCCGGCCGTCCCATGTCGTGCAGTATCCTGACCAGAGCCTCCTGGCTGAAGGGTTCTGTGGACCATCCCCTCTCCCATTCTCTCAGAACCAGCTCCGTCGGTGACAGGTTCCCACTTTTCGGCCTGCTGCATTGGGTGTCAATAGCCAGAAGGGCCTGACACAGATAACAGGGACAATTTACTGTAAACtcttttacttttgcagtggttctaTTTCACAGTAgaggggaaaaggaggttttcaagTATATCAGATTCGTGGttggaacaattctgtagtatagtagtcatacaagggagacatatttgcGTTGGGGAAAAGAGACCACGTAAAATTTAAAGATCTACAGTACAAtgttaaattttttttccaaaacaaaaaatcagtgcatcagattttttggaccatCCTCTCTCCCATTCTCGCAAAACCAGCTGTGTTGGGGACATCCCACTGTTAGACCTGCTGCAATGGGTGTCAATAGCCAGAAGGGCCTCAGATACACAGATAACAGAGAAGATTTACTGTAAACTCTTTTACTTTTGTAGTAAGTGGTTTTACTTCACaataagaccatgttgatttaattatatggatgacatccgcgcacgcatcaattattgtccgtttccaaaagaaattcaacaATACTGTATATCGCACAAAGCAGCTGTAAAATAGCAAATATATGTCATGAATTGCCAAAAAATATGTTGGGAAACAGATAATAATGTCGCAGTATGCAAGTTCCAAAGTCAAATAGGAAGATTGTAAAGAATGTAATATAGACCATACTCTATGTATCTATTaatttgttcaactttcctgaccacttagatttcataatgaaggcaattatCTTTTTGGGCTAAACTTTTTTcttattcacacgctcgcatcagttttaagATTCCCAGagaatatcatccatataatgaaataattagagcacttaatggcaaaccgtagcgactggaggaagagggttgacttaCCCCAGGCAACCCGcctgacatgatgatgatgataatgaaatcaacatggccaaagAGGGAAGAGGAGGTTTTCAAGGATCTTAGATTCGCaggtgaaacaattctgttgtatagtagtcatacaagggagacatattcgGGGTGGATAGGTAAAACAGCAAAAGCAAAACCATCATGAAAGTTAAAACTCTGttccaaaacaaaaaatcaGTGCATCAAATTTTCCTACTACAATCTTCCTCAGAATTCGTGCGACCAAATGACTGAATCACTTGACCTCACAGACAATGTTTTCTCTTTTTACAATACTGTGTATTTAAAACAAAGTACAAGATATTAGGAAAAGTGCATCAATTCCTTCAAACATCCATAATTCACCTGATAATCCAGCCCAATCTTCTCCCCCAGCAGTCTATAGTCGTTGCCAAACATGTCAAGAATATCCATTGCATCACAGAACTGTTTGCGCTTGGAGAACTGTTGCAGTATTTCTGGCTTGCCCCTGCCATTCCCACCTGCACCTCTGGTTGCAGGGACAAGATCATACAAGGGTTCATCTTCCCTCCTCTTCCCCGCTCGTTCCTAGGATGTTATCAGAACAGAAAGTTTAGTTGCAATTTCATGCCTGAAGgcttttatttatctatctatttctgttttctttatacagggtaggtgCTCAGTGCTTAACACACTAATTTACAGGCATGCCCTGTACATGGTAGAAGTACATGTTAGAAGCACAGgagaaatacatttgaaaatggACAGGGATTGACATTGTTGTAACAAGACACTACTCAAATAATAGCTTTGGCTATCTCTAGAaaggttgggtttgacttctttttttggaagcagaggAAGATGAAAAGCCCCACTACAAAAGACCCAGGGCCATTACCCATCACCTCTTGAATAATCATGCAAAACCGTTCACAGATGAATAGAACGTTAGGATGGCCCaggtcaatacatgtacaaatacacaTTCATCGCGGGTCAAATTCCTGCTGTTATTTAgtagttttttttcaataactttTTCAGTGCAAGCCCAAGAGGCCTCTTCCAGGCTATGAGCTGAGACAATTAGTCAGAATCATTGTGATTGAGACTAGTTCAGTGAGTGAGGACGAGGACTAACTGACCCAATAGCAGAAGAAGGGGTTACAGAGGTAATTGTTCAATTCAAGTAATCAAGTTACGTCACCTGTTTCGGATTGATAAGGTCTTGTATTTCTCTAATTTTGTGGAGCATGCATGATTGACAATTAAACATTATCTGCTACACTAAGTGAACTACAGCTAACAAGTAAGAGTCACGTACATAGAGTGAAAAGTTGGTGATGATGTTGAGAGTGAGAGTCTCGACTAGACCCTGGCGAACGTGGATACGCCCGTGGAACTGCTTCTTGTCAGTATCGTTGTGCAGAATGCAGATCTCGTGGATGTAGTGGCCTTTCAGCTCCTCTAGAGTCCCCAAACGAAGTTCCTGCAATATTGGTAAGAACCAAGTGAGCTTGGGAAAGGTACATGTGGGAATGACCTTCTATAGATCGACTCTGacttaaccctctccctgctgcctaactctgttaccaatagggaattgggtgccaaacggctaatTCAGTGTGGTAAAGGTTAAGCAACAGGAACAGAGCTTCCTTTCTATAACATCAGTGAAACAAATTACATCAATTGATATTttgtaatttcatttcattttcatttatttgaaACCTTGGATGAAAGTTCACACCTCCATTTgtatttttgatatcttttttgaGCAGCACAGTGATCTCTAACATACTAGGTAAATGTACCAAAGTTTTATGTAGGATCCATAAAGATTGTGAAAGGCTACATtattgcctgtgtgtggatggtaatcagcaccaaggacagacatgtttgcctgtgtgtggaagGTGTTTAGTATCAAGGACAAGTATGTTTGcctgtatggatggtgttcagcgccAAGGATAGGTTTGTGTGACTGTATATAGAGTGTTCAGCAGCAATGACATGAGCATGCTTCCCTGTATGTGGACggtgttaagcaccaaggacaggactgtCCAGGcctggatggtgttcagcactaaggacaggtatttgtttgtttgtttgtttatttttatttaaccaggggagtcatatcgccagctggcgtttttcaatgagccctgggggggaaatccccaaacaaagttgtttacataaaataacaagtaacaaaacataatgtgaagtaaaattgatatgaaaccaGAGTAGCTTAGATAacatattaaacaaaacataacattaccAAATATGTGCATTGACGTCATATtaaacaaaatataatattacCAAATATGTGCATTGACGTCATGTGCtagtaacaaaatataatggaatgaaatgaaatgaaatcaggttgaatttgcatatcaatgttgacataatgtgaaatcatattaaTAAATGAGTGAACCAAAAATGTATTAACATAAGAGATAACCTAAATTTAAACACTAGTGGAGTTctcttgtatatatagttttaaaaGCACCGATAGATGTTGCATCTCTTGTAGTGGCAGTGAGTTCCATAGGACCGCGCCAGAGAAAGAGAACGATCTCTTTTTATACTGTAGGCGTGCTTTTGGTAGTTGAAGCCCCCCCTGTGTGCTGAAACGGGTGTTGTGTGTATGGGTATGGGCAGAAGTTGTGAAAAGTTGGGACATGTGTGGTGGTGATAGGTCATTTAGTGCTTTGTACATTAAGACGGCCTTAGCTCTTTTGTGGTGCCTCTCTACAGTGGTCCAGCCTAGTAAATTCAGAACGGTTGCGCTGGGAGTGTGGCGGTCGCACCCTAACACTACCCTGCCTGCTCTGTTCTGCAACTTCTGGAGTTTATCTAAGCACCCCTTACCTCCCTGGTCCCAGacactgctgcagtattggatgTGGGGGAGAAACAATGTATTATAGATTACCAGCATAGCTTGCCTGTTCAAGTAAGGACTGAGGCATTTCATAATTCCAATTGTCCGAGCTAATTTCTTAGAGACAAGTAGAAAGTGGTCGTATATTAACatatgtgtgaatggtgttaagcaccaaggacaggtatattAACctatgtgtgaatggtgttcagcaccaaggacaggtttattAACatatgtgtgaatggtgttaagcaccaaggacaggtatattAACCTATGTgtgaattaagggttaatgaccagCCCCGAGGTGTAtttggtgtcataacgcctggtcatgtgctataaccaccgaataaaaccaccgagtttatgaggtggttatagcacatgaccaggcgttatgacaccatatacaccgaggaacaggcgggtcattaacgttattatcacatagcctatccaaactgacccatataagagagacaaatttctgtataatacatagattctttatttaatactatacatgtaaaatcaatccattgtacatatgatcttcatataatccaatgtaaacaagcggtgacttgtcttcgagcccacacggttataaattgacaggttgttagacgcctaggtgtggtaagaatcgtacatgtttacctcccctttgccgcaagttgtagtttccccggataattattactcaagccggaaaaaaaatcccacagaagcgtacacatatcgagccgagatcattgtaggtacaaacctgtaagaatttgggcgattttgaccgtaattctttcgatgccaacacatcggtttcgggaagttacgtgttcgtgacttgggccatggggaggggggcgtttgttttgaacaagactttgccagtaacatttttaattttcgtcaggtaaaacccctcagaaacgtgaacataccggtctggggtcctcttgggtagaaacgtaggaggtttcatgggcgatttctttgtctgccatgatttgctacttcgggaaatacaatgtgatgagtggggaggggactctgtgtgcccgctgcttcttgttggtcacactcgtcagcttccttgcccctaACTCAACTGCTGaagtatgttcctgggcgtcttccccaacttcccatgacccgaaaactgactctaagtcggcgtctgacagttcctcgaagaaaaactgtggtactcttatggcggacgttcgaacgcgttctgcgaacgatCGTCTGGGCTGGTTCAGCACCACGGATAGGTTTGCCTGCATGCGgattatgttcagcaccaaggacaggtttacATGTGTGTTCTCACCTTGACAACATCCTTGGTGCTCCACCCCTCCGGTAATTCTgcattgattgacaggtgctgAGCCACTTGGAATGCTCGGGGAGGGCAGACAATGTCTACTTTAGATGGGAAGTATTCTTTCTGTTTGTGGGAAGACAAATTTTTTGAGTGAAACAATGAAGACTTATGGCACCAGTAGATAATCCCACATGTATTTCCAATACTTCATATTAAGAATTCAATagccagaagaagaagaagaactttttgcatgacaattgtaacaggtaacaactactaacataattccaccagggtacataaatccaccaccctgaaatgatacgtccaaacagatctccaacccaaagacccccagtataatgcactcctgtatatcttaactgtgcatacctaaccagtgctgcactagagatctcttaaacccactgtttttcaaagtggcggatttatgtaacccggcgaattaatgttaatggaggttacaatGCATGGCAACTTTAGAAGGGAATTCAAGGGATGCATGCAACGACCTTGAAAGAAATAAGAAGAGAAGGAGGACTAGACATGCTAAAGAGGGTTAGGAAATATGACATAATAGCTGagtttttgaaatattgaaaagCATTAAAAATTTTCCACCTAACAAATGTATCAATGGTGCTTGTAGATATGTACCTTCCAGTAAAATTTATCAATGGGAATGTGAAGActtttatgtttatttgttggAAAAGATCATGATATAGTATAAAGAGTTCCTACCACTTCCTTGAGGGGCATGCCCTGTTGGTAGATCACTACATACACGACCCATGGCTGCTCATGCTGCGGCTTGGCTGAAAGGATGCCAATGTTCAGCTTGACACCCTGGAAATAGAAACATATCTGCATTCAGTATCAGGCTAGGACAATATCATGTTATACACAAAGTAATAAGTGACAAGAGAAAGTCGGTGTCAGCGAAATCAACATCTAATATCTAACAGTATCATATAAACTCAAGATCAAGTGTAAAATCCCTTTCTCACTTGCTAACAAAGCTGATATTTGACCATGAGACTTGATATTCACAATAATTTATCATTCTGATTTGCCTTCTATCTAGTCATCATAGTACTTGACTAAATATTCCATCTGCAGCAAATGGAATACTTCATATGTCAAGGTATCCGAAATCTCTATAAGCTTTAATTTGTAGATGAGGAAATCCACtgacagaaactcatattcttTTTGAAATCATCCAACCCAGTCATCATCGAAAAcatgggactttttattttccactacTTTCaaggaagaagtcaaaccccgcattagtatcctagatatagaaacttattgtagacttaGCAACGTAGTTTGATCGCtcgtatcacatgtatgccttatgtttcactttatgttGAACTTCGTACATCGTCAATAATTGTTGtaaacttgcaattagcctatggacatgaatttgcaataaacttatcattatttCTATATGCAAAAAAAGGCTCACCCCCTGCAGTTCCTCGTTGCACCTTCTGGCCGCCCACTCATTTTCATAGTGATTAACCATGGCTGGTAAAGACGGACTGCTGGCTTCACAACTAGCTCCTCGCTTGGGAGGGAGGGGAGGACAAGGCAGTGGCCTCTCTTGAAAGTGAGGTCTCTCAACTAGGAGAGGTTTCCCATCTTCATGATGAATGAATCCATGTTGACCTTCAGGAAGGAACACGATTGTTGGAGCACTAACTTGGCGTGTAAGAACTGGTCTGTTTCTCCTGTTTGGGTGCGGCTCACTCTCAAGTCTTCTCAAACACCTGTGAGTAGGCACTTTTCTTTCTTGAGGTGCTGAATGTGGTCGTGGCAATGGTGTCATACATCCATTGGGAAATGGGACGCTATTCCTCCTGTTGCGATATGACCATACCAAGCTATTCATCTCTTCGCCTCCCTCGTTGCAGCTGAAAAAGTATGATTGCCCAGAGACCTCAAACCTGAACCCTAACTGCAGGGGGCTGAAATTGTCCAGATCCTTCAGCTTCACAACCATTGGAAGCTggcgcatctctctctttatcGTGGCAATCTGACCCCCTCTTCTGTTGACgtctttttgtttcttctgcTTGTATCTCTTGACGACGCTGATGTGGGTGGGAAAGATGACAAGTCGTGCAGGTCCTTCTGGGATACACTGGTGAGGGGCGATGTCAACATCAAATGGGTGCATGTCCTTGTACGGTCCTgtacagcaagaaaaaaaaagcacattaaCTACAAATTGAAGACAGGCTGATTATCACATCAGGTATAATCATaatattatctacatgtacctaaatATAAATTCTAACATACATGTTCCATAAAACCTGTAACGTAACATGTTTAatgaaaattcattcattccttctcGACTCATCCTATTTGAAAGTCTGCAATTATTGAATTGCTCAAAGACAAGCTGCTACAGAGttcaaacttatgtcacttcttcccaaGCACAAgacccaaaaatcatgaacatagcTTGTCCACTACACaagattaaaaaaacagaagttctgctgcagttccaaggaAAACCACCAGgggccaaaaatataaaaatttcTTTGAAAGGCCAAGACCTAACcacaaatttcatgacaatccatttATAGCTTCTTGAGTTGCATGTATGCATTCATGCATACAAATGTTGTATATAAAATCACAACCTCCATGGTAATGTTAATCAATTTACAATTGACTACCATAATTAATTTACAATCATGTTCAGGGGTGCCACCGTTTGGAACAACTTAGATAAGACAATAAAGTTGAGTCCTTCTTTTGCTATTTTCAAGTGTCATCCTAAAGCTGACTTTATAAATATCCCTATATTTTCCTAATTTGGTTTGCCTTTCTTTGTTTACTACTTCTAGTTTAGCTTCACATTTAATGAACATCCATTTATAATCGACTAGGTTGTGATAAtctatttattgtattgtactgtattcacactatattgtttcatttatttattgccAATCTTATTTCTCTTGTTTAATTGATTTATCTGAAAAATCATTGTTATAATTTGTTTGATAATGTATATAAGGGAGGCTTTTACATAAGCACATAGCTTTCGGCCTTCCTTGCACTGCACTGTCCTATTTTCACTTGAAAATTCAtttgttttgtatcaatttttcTAAAGTgggaaatgaaataaacaaataaacatattaAGTAAAATATCACCTTGAGAGAGAAGAGCGTCCAGCGTAGCAACATGTTTCCCAGTGCTGCTCCTGCAGTGCTCTTTGAACACCATCTCCTTGTGCGCAGGTCCACCCACATCATCTACACTCTGATAGAAGCACACTGCAAGTTTGGGTTTCCTGCAAGTCAATTTGTAGGGAATAAATATCACATCATGAACAGCTAGCAGCCAACAATTATGAGCTTTAAGACTTTACTTCCCATACACAGGCAAACATacttgtccttagtgctgaacaccatccactcacagaaaaacagacctatccttggtgctgaacaccatccatacaggtaaacatacctgtccttggtgctgaacactatctacatacagtcaaacatacctgtccttggtacaaaCAAGTGACAAACAACATTCGTATCTTAGCAACGTCTATAAAGTTATATGATTTCTGTCGTCAGAATCTCTGATTGGGATCTTTACCAGCAAAATCACCAAAAATCAGACTTACCCATGATTACACTCAAATCTGTCCAGGTTGATGGCAGCGGCTGGTTTGATGGTGGAGTCAAAAATCAGTGGGCCCTTCTTGATGTCATGAGGAGGTACCAAGCAGAACGGTCGCGCAGCCAGGGACGGGACAGTCGAACACTTGTGGACGCAGATTCTACAGGCAGCTGGAAGAAATTGTTTCACAAGTTGTATTTCTAACATTCATTAGACTGTCATTTTCTGGTAGTCTGCTTTCATTTGTTGCTTATGCATTCACAAAACTCTGTATTTCTGACCAAACTTGATGTATTTGTTATTTTATTaggattgtttttttattagaaaGCCTGTTTTTCAATGCATTGACTAAAATGGGTACAGTAGTCCCgttcatttgtttttttctgctgtaATGCTGCTTACATGTAACAGCATGTTTAAATCTTACCTACCACTCATGAAGAGTAAAAAGCTTATATTAGAAAGTTAAAATGCTAATGGTATCCATCTTTAGGACAATGACTGGAGTTAGATAAAGCCTGGAGTCGGACAGTTGGAAtttggtaagtccaatttttgtgttggattaaAACAGTTCAGTTTTGCTTCAAGACAATTTCTGCATGCATACCTGATGCTTGTTTTCTTGTACATGTCAACTGCACCAGAACCTGTAATACCAGAAGGGACATATTCTGATTACTTACATTTCCCCGGGGTACAAGAGAAATTACAGACACAGCGAGCAGATTgatattggaatgagcagagcactttggactaatgcttctgaccgtttacagcttaaaggtacagatccaatattttgtgaaacacttctctgatacacaacggatcataatgaaTCCCAGTGGGGGTCTtcacgcttcgttgaaaatgaaaaaaatctcaagatttattctgaaaatctcaagattttgtgatgaatcttGAGATTTCATGAggcaatcttgagattttatgagacaatcttgagattttatcagacaatcttgagatctttgaaaaggtctcaagatttttccaagatggtttCGAAGCATCTCAAGATTATTTCATCGCatctcaagatgctttgaaaaaatctcaagatacaagatgttgtgaaaaaaatcttgagatgctttgaaacCATCATGGAAAAATCTTGAGACCTtttaaaaatctcaagattgtctcataaaatctcaagatttagcACAAAATcttgattttttcattttcaaagaagtctttcacaaaatattggatatgtacctttaagctgttAAACACTCAGAaccattagtccaaagtgctctgctcattccaatattaATCTTACTTAGCAATTTCATGTGGTTGAAGTATGAAAATACACCTATGAGTAATAGCTGTATCTTCATACTTCCACCACATGAAATCGCTAAGTCCTAATTTCTTTTAACTGCTGACTTCATTGACTGAAACACTTACAATATTTTAAAGTTTGCGAACATTTTCAATGTGCTGCAATACCCAAGTccacaagaaatgtattcatcatTTCATTGATCCGTGTTTTACAAAAGAAACATGCATATGGTTAAACGAAAAGCATTAAGTGTTTATGTCTACACCTAGGAtaataccgtaaaattcctatttacgtacgcacccctcctaacgtacgcacccccgatttggggacgattgcgggcctgactcattgagttgaaacgttcaggggaaaaaccctcctaacgtacacaccccctctccagcatttcggtggatagttagaggttgacatgatcgtccttccgatgatgtttaccgacttaaagggttactgagaaaatgtttctgggtagaaaatgtcaaacaatttaaatatatacattatttattct comes from Branchiostoma lanceolatum isolate klBraLanc5 chromosome 2, klBraLanc5.hap2, whole genome shotgun sequence and encodes:
- the LOC136426548 gene encoding uncharacterized protein, producing the protein MSLLVLQVLVQLTCTRKQASAACRICVHKCSTVPSLAARPFCLVPPHDIKKGPLIFDSTIKPAAAINLDRFECNHGKPKLAVCFYQSVDDVGGPAHKEMVFKEHCRSSTGKHVATLDALLSQGPYKDMHPFDVDIAPHQCIPEGPARLVIFPTHISVVKRYKQKKQKDVNRRGGQIATIKREMRQLPMVVKLKDLDNFSPLQLGFRFEVSGQSYFFSCNEGGEEMNSLVWSYRNRRNSVPFPNGCMTPLPRPHSAPQERKVPTHRCLRRLESEPHPNRRNRPVLTRQVSAPTIVFLPEGQHGFIHHEDGKPLLVERPHFQERPLPCPPLPPKRGASCEASSPSLPAMVNHYENEWAARRCNEELQGGVKLNIGILSAKPQHEQPWVVYVVIYQQGMPLKEVKEYFPSKVDIVCPPRAFQVAQHLSINAELPEGWSTKDVVKELRLGTLEELKGHYIHEICILHNDTDKKQFHGRIHVRQGLVETLTLNIITNFSLYERAGKRREDEPLYDLVPATRGAGGNGRGKPEILQQFSKRKQFCDAMDILDMFGNDYRLLGEKIGLDYQALLAIDTQCSRPKSGNLSPTELVLREWERGWSTEPFSQEALVRILHDMGRPDIIQDMGLQVPQLKEFGVDETTANTIRVRWELATHDITDCTIELKPADGQHWTTVDRVKNNGSKIFLLENLEPETEYDIRIQPSFQRVTGEWTEIKARTAAVLEEEVNGRDDDVQQDVEGNRPPEPPFRRRGRERGRKSNDKKAALKSNVEEEVKGGNEGQQGEDGDGPPEDDGMDEEQDTGERNGGGEIESEAEDSTTL